A stretch of DNA from Orcinus orca chromosome 3, mOrcOrc1.1, whole genome shotgun sequence:
GGCGGCGCCGGCCGGAGCGCGGGCAGCAGCGCGCACCGTGCCGGACACGCAGTCGCGAGGGCGGGGGCCCGTGGCCGGCGGGAGCTCCGGGATCACGGGCGCCGGCGGCAGCCGCGAGCCTCCATCTTGATTTCaaatggggaaggaaggagggggaggggggaaatcaCGGCAGAGGGAACCCGggtgaaaggaaaagggagagcagggaaaggagagaggaaggaaaaaaaaaaaaaagaggggcttcgGCAATTTCCGGCGAATATCGTCAGGGGCCGGAGCGTGGGCTCGGCGGGTGGGCGGGGCCTATGGTGGGCGGGGCCTGGCGGGAGAGGCGGGGCGGCGCCGGGGTGCCGGTCGCCCAGAGAGCCGGCGGATGCCTGTGGGAGCGTTCAGTCTTGCTCCTTCTCCCCCGCAGCTGCAACCCTTGGAAGGAGCAGGAGCGCTCTGACCAGCGAGGGCGGCCCTTTCCAGGCCCAGCACTGCGCCCCCCGCCGGGCGCTCGCTCGTGCTGCGCGAGGCCGTCCTCGGGGCGCTTGAGCTGTTCACTGCGGCTCTCGCCCGCGGGGCCGGCTGACTCCGGCACGGGACCGGTGTGTTTCTCGTTGGCGCAGCGCGGGCGCCGGCACGTAGACGGGGCTCCATAATAGTTGTTGAATAGAGAGATCGTGAAAATGGGTGTTGTGTACTCCAGTCCCGGAGGGAGCAGATCAAGCCTCTGAACTCCTGGGGGACGTcttctcgtctgtaaaatgggattgcgGACTCACAGCTACCCCACCAGAATGTAGAGAATGGGGAAGGTGATGGTGGCTGAGGAGACCAAAGGACATGAGGGGTAGGTGACATCAAGCTTTACGGAAGACCCGTGTCAAGCCAGCATTTGACAAATATTCAGGTACAAACGCCTATGACGTGGCTGCAAGCAAAGGGAGCAGAAGTTATGGGTGTCAGAGGTTAAAGGAGCCAATGCTGCCGAaaacaaggagagagagaaacaagattgattttaaaaaaacaataaacaaaactgatgaaTACTGATGAAACCAGAACACATGTATACTGCAAATGAACAATTGAGTAAATAAATAGTGGGTGGTGGATACCAGGTTTTTCACTGTTGGAGAGGGAGGCTAGAATGATCCCTGTGGTACGGGATTAGAGTTGGAAACATCAGTATGaattcatgtttagcttaatatagatacagatggatATATAGAAAGATTTACAGATATGTATATTTACAGGGGCtagtacatgtacatatatttccttgctctgtcagctgagtgGGCTTAGAAATAACACTTCTGTAGCAAGATGCACACCAGGCACTCAGATCTTGTTATTAACACCATTCTTCAGTAAAAGGAACCTGGGCTCTTCAGGGGGATGGCTGACTCTAGGACTAGGGCAGGAAATATGCAAgagagcctggagcatcttgttgCGCCAGAAGGTAAGGAAgggctcaaaaaaaaaattttttttttaattaatcaacaACCAGAACAATGAtggggacacaggagccaactgaaagagctcccagtgACCAAAGCTGTAACAGTTTGAACAGCAAAATAAAGCAATATTTGATTatacccaaagtataaaataaatatccatgagtccatattgATATAATTCGATGATTGAATAAGTAACTAAttgagagagaagagacaaatatcccatgcagaaaaattcaaaatcattACCTAGATACTCTGCCCTCAATGAGATGGAATAGAAATTCCCTGTCCTTAACTATGGGCTGCACTTAGCGACTTCCAGAGTACGAaatggaaagagggaggggagagtaaCTTTACAATGAAGAAAACTGATAAACACTACTTCAGCCACATGAGCAAGGTTAACAGCAGTGATAAATCACATGGATGGTATATACCCTTGATATGACGGaatgaaaatggcactttacctctgtggtcttcctcccagaAACACagtctaattatgagaaaaacatcagaaaaatcccAGATGAGAGACAGTCTACCAGTACTTCCCCAAACCACTAAGGTCAACAAAAATAAGGAGAGTCTGGAAAactcacagccaagaggagcccaaggaaacatgacaactaaatgtaatgcagTATTCTTAGGGATCCTGGAaccaaaaaaggacattaggtagaaactaagaaaatatgaataatacatggactttagttaataataatctACCAATACTGATTCATTAATTGTGAGTAATATGGGAAAATTGGAcatggggtatatgggaactctgtactatcttcacaaCTTTCCTGTAAATCTGAATCTATTctaaaatagaagtttatttttttttaatttttaattgtatgtagaatctcaaaaagaaaaaattcagtaaGTCCAAATTTCTCAGGTGTGCTgcccatgtttctttttcttagttttctgttGGGTAATTTCTATCTCCAGCTCTTATTCCTCCTCATGGCTTACTCCTAGTTCAGGGAAAACAATTTCCAGGAATTTTCTTTGTCAGTTGAGTACATTCCCCTTCGTGCCTTCTCCCCAAGGTTGCAGCCAATCTCCCAGAGGTATTGGTGGCATCACAGcatgggatggggatggggagatTGCATCCGGTCCTTGGTCACTATGGGTTCATGCTGGCGCTGGTGCCGATGAGTGTCCCATGTGTGTCTGCCTCCCCAGTGCTCCTGCGACAGGCATTGCCGTGACCTTGTCTTCTGATGTTGCATTCTGCTCACCCAACCCCGGGGCCCCCTCTGTAGGTCTGCTGGCAGTCAGCGCCTCTCCCGAGCTCCTCCCAAGCAGTCAGGAAGACATTCAGCTGCTCACTGGGCTGCTCAGTCCCACcccctctcaccccaccccagaaAGTGAGGCCAAATTCTCTCTGCTCCCAGACCCCTCAAGTCCACCTGGGCACAGACTTCCTTTCTCAGAGATTCACATCGGGGTCTAATGCTATCCATTTCCTCTCCCACAAATTGCAGAATTATTATTTCCTCTGCAGGAAGAAAACTTCTCTCCAGGTTTGACATGCTTTCTTCAAAATCTTTTCTTTGGGACATAACCTTTGTGTTCTTAGGAGACTCCGTTTTAAATTTATAAACGCTTTCCCTCCAATTCTTCCCTCTGCCATAGGTTCCAGAAGTGTCTCTTGAAATTCAGAAGCCAAGTGtcgacttctttctttccctctgcatCCCTCCCATAGTATCCTGCCCTGCAGGCAGTGAATACAAATCCCCCCTCTGTTGCCTAAATGGTGGAGAAAGtccaaaaatttgaaaatatcaaaaccgctggggggcagggggcaaacTGGATGTCATTCAGTCACAGAAAGATCAGCAGTCCCTTAGTGGTGGTACGTGGGAAGTGTCAATTGGAAAAAGCTAACTCCTGCTGGAGGGTTCTTGGGTGGAGGCAAGTTCTAGATGTTGGGAGTTGGCCTGAAAGGGAACGTTGACTGCATGGTAATGACTGCTAAGGGTGTTGGGATCAGAGTGGAATGACTGGTGTGTGTTTGGACAAAAAGAACTCTCTAGTGTTGAGACCCAGATATTGACCAATTCTTCTGTCTCAGGTAGGGTCATTTCCAAGAAATCTCAATAGAAGACTTTGTGTCTGAGTGTGGGACGTGCGGGAAGGCTCACCCAGACTGCAATAAGAGAAAGAGGCTGcacacagggtttttttttacctTCTGCCATCTGAGCATGTGTAGGGGGATCTAAACAGGGTTTCATGACAGCTGCTGTTGATCCTGCCCCACTTTCAAAATTCAGCTCGAATTTCATCCCCTTTCGTGAAGCTGCTACAGTACATTAACTCGAATTGACCTCTCCCTTCTCTGTATTCTGGAGTACCACTCGTTCTGGCATTTGATCGTGTACTGCATTATATTATTTGCATCCTTTGCGTTTAATGTCTTGCCTACAAGATGGGGAGATCCCTTGCAGTCAGTACACAAACATCAGCCTGTCTCCTGTGTGCCTAGATCTATACCAGTCCCCAAGCCATGGggcaaaagaaatggagaaagccAGTTGGGGGACACAGGGTAAGTTGTCTAGTCGatatcctttctctccttcttatcAGAACTCATGCCTGGCTAATATACTCTATTTCCCAGCTCTGAGGGCTATGTGACAGAGTGCTGGCCACTGAGTGGAAGGGACTGGGCAGGTCTCAGAAGAAAGAGTTCAGACACAGCAAGGGCATGCACTTAGCCCTTTGCCCTTTGTCCTCTTCAGAACACAGACAAAATACTGGAGGTGAAGAGGCCATTGTGTGACTGCAAGAAGGTAAACATGGGAACAGAAGCACATGGTACAGATGGATGAGTGAGCtgcccttctctgggcttctTATTACATAGAAACATACAAGAAAAAGATGACCCTGATTTAATTAGGTGGCTGTAAGTTGggtgttcagttttgttttgttttgttttgttttaatttatttatttggctgtgccgggtcttagttgaggcttgcaggatcttttttttttagttgtggcatgcaaactcttagtttcagcatgcgggatctagttccctgaccagggatcaaacctgggccccctgcattgggagcgcaaactcttagccactggaccaccagggaggtcccaggtGTTTAGTTTTGTGCAGCCAAACCAGCTCTGATGGATAGACCAGTTATGGTTCTTTAtcagcacttctcaaacttttccaccAAAGCAACCCTAAAGATGGAGGAGAGTGAAGAGGCGGGTGAAAGTTGTATCACTGGGGATCGTGGAGAGGAACCGAAGCGGCCACCACGAGATGAACTTCAAAAAGCTGCCAGctttttcttagaaatgcatgtgcatttttccttctccttacacatctatatttattttaatatataaacaatGTCTTAACTCACTTACTAGTTGttttgggttgaattgtgtcctcctcTAAAAAcagatatgttgaagtcttaacccccaaaaCCTTAAattgtgaccttgtttggaagtagggtcattgcagatataattaaaatgaggtcatactggagtaggatgggcccctaatccaatacaGCTGGTGTCCTGATAAGAAGATAGCCATATAAGAATAGAAATGCACAGGGAGAACGCCTCATGGAGTTGGAGAATTATAGATGCATCTACAAGCTAAGAAACACCAGAGGTTGCCAGCAAACTACCAGAAGCTAGcagagaagcaaggaaggattcccctacaggtttcagagaGAACACAGCCCTACTGGCACCTTGCTTTCAGACATCTAACCTCCAGAACCAAGGCAATATATTCCTAtcattttaagccacccagttttggGTTCTTACAGTTATGGTAGCCCTAGGAAACTCACAAGCTAAACCCGTCCTCCAAACTTTTGAGCGAAACTGTCATTCTAGAGAGAAATGTATACGTTGATCTTATAGATGATATTTGATGAGTGcttaagataaagaaaaagaaagaatctagAGGAATGTGGCGAGTTCCAGGTTGAGAGATTTTCAGGAGTGAATTGATGTTAATACAGACATACTATGGGAATGTCCAGATGATCTCTTGAGCTACGGGGCTTTACCTCTGGCCAGAATTGGAATTCTAACTCTAAATTTGAGCTAAAGAGCATAAAAATACCTGGAGATTTAACTTGACTAATCTGCTAAGGAAATGAGTGTGGAAAGTAAgtagggcagagggcagagggcagccaTATGCCATACAGTGGGTAGCACTGTGTGATGTGACTTGTGTCCTGAGAGTCCCCAGCTGGTCCTGGGGCAGATTAAGGAGCAGGTAAAAGGAGGAAAGCGGACCCACAGGGGCCAGGGCATCTAATTCAGCCCAGACAATGCTAAGTTGGCTCACAAGGCAGTACAAATAGACCCAGCTTCTTTCTTTGATTTGGGGTGACCTCCACTAAGCTACTAAAAGGTCCAAGCAAGAGCCCTACTTATTCTGCTCTGAATCTGTAGTCACAGACATGGGACCCCTGGAATGGCTGCCTGGCCTTGTGGGTTGATTGGTAAGAGTCTTTTGAGCTCCTTCACTCCAGTAATTTTTTTAGCCATTGAGATAGCTCAGAATATACAAATTAAGCAAAGACACCCggtgggaggtggaggagagagTTAGGTGGAATAAGCCTGGCAAAGGAACAGGGGATGGAAATTGGGAGTATCTGAGGTGGACAGGGGacaaaaaatatgtgtgtgtgtgtgtgtgtgtgtgtgtgtgtgtacatgcacacgtgtgtgcagACACGCTTATGCATGTTTGTAGGGGATGAGTTGATGAAGATCTGGAAGTTCTGGTAGCAGGGAAACCCAATTATACatgaagaaaagataaagataGATTTGGCTTTAAAATGAGCTCAGATTTGGAAGTTGCAAGGTTTTATTATTACTGGTATGTTAATGAGAAGAGTGTACAGGAGAAGTGACAATAGCTATATTTGCTGCCTTGGTTTCAAACTGAACTATGTTACAGCTCATTACTTAATAACCGCTGACTTTCTGTCCCTGTCCAGTAACTCAAAGAATTCCAAAGTGAGTCCCCAGACCCAAATATGCAGAATCTGAAATTCTACCAGGTGGGAAATTCAGTCGTTCTGATCCTGGCCAACTGCTGGTCTTCAAGATTTCTGTAAGGGATAAATACTCCTGGGAGCGCTAACACCTTAAACCTTTATCGCTTAATGCCTTTTAGAGAGGATTAGTGGATTAACCCAGCATCGGCAAGAGTAATAAGAGGGATGAAAGAAGGAGAAGAGCGATGGAAGGCACCAATAAAAAAAGCACTTACTCTGACTGCTTTTGACTGGTCTTACTGCCTCTGTTTAGTGTGGACCCTCAGAAAGTTCTGACCCTGGTTCCTTGGCAGAGGTAGTGAAGATTCTTATATTTGGGGGTCACTGATTACTCACTGAAGACCCCacaggcaaaggccctgaggcagcctGTTCTGTTTGGCTAtttgaggaagggaggggagaccACCATGGCTGAGTGTGggggaacatttttttttgaatttttattggagtctagttgatttacaacgttgttttagtttcaggtgtacagcaaagtgaatcaattatacatatacgtatatccactctttttttttaagattcttttcaacCTCGGACCTCTTTTTACGTCTTGTTTCTTTATCTCTGGCCTCAGAGTAAAATCAGGGGCTGCGCAAAGCAACAAGGAACTCCAATTAGTGGATTGGATTTATTTTCAAAACCAGTACAGTTGACTGTCTTCTTCCAGAGACGCCAGATACATAGCATcacggagggcttccctggtggtgcagtggttgagagtccgtctgccgatgcaggggacacgggttcgtgccccggtctgggaagatcccacatgctgcggagcggctgggcccgtgagccatggccgctgagcctgtgcatccagagcctgtgctccgcaacgggagaggccacagcagtgagaggcccgcgtgccgcaaaacaaacaaacaaaaacatagcaTCACGGAGAAAAAAGAAGTCCCAATGAGAACTAGTTTTCAATGCCACTTCTGACACTGACTAGCTATGTGATCCTGGGTGAGTGAACTAGAGAAATGAACATTGCCTGCTTGACCATGGCCTTCAGGAACTGCCGTCCTCCCCAGGAAGACCTCATATGCATCACTGCTTGTACCCGCTAGCCCCCATCTACCCCTCGTCCATCCCTACCTCCTTCATTGGAGGAGGAAGAAAGTACCTGGAGACAAGCCAGACTGAGCTCATTCCTACTTGAATTGGGAAACTTGGAGAAAGAGGCAAGGGGGACAGGGCAACCAGGCAGCAGGAGAAGTAACTACAGGggatggatgggagggaggcCCCCCAGCACTACTTCCCTGATGCCAGGCTGTTCACCAGTCCCCTCGGTTTAGCCCCTAGAGTAAACCCTTCTCCTGAGACCACCTGAGGGGGTCTCTAGCTCAGAGCATCCCACTGGAAAGGAAGCAGTTTCAGGGGACAGTTCTAGGTCACAGACCCTCACTGAGCTATGGCTTTGGAGCAGAACTGGGGACAGGGCATAGAGCCCCTCCTCCGCACATCCTGGGACAGGATTGGTAAAGCCCACAGTCAGCAGTCTGGGGACAGCTGATGGGCTATCCCTGTGCTTTCTCAAGGATGGACCCTGTGGGCCCACTGGAGGCAAGAGAAAGCCTCAGACAGAGAGCCACTTAAAGGAGGAAATGAAGGTGAGAAGGACCAAGCATTTGAAttaccctcctcccagccctgagcctgcagtctacttctgtgaaaacccCAAAATGGTCATGCACACTGTTGATTCGCCCGGTTTCAGCATTGGCTGAATTCTCAACCTTTCTCTGTTTCTGCAAATAGAATTAAAGATTCCAGAAAGTACAATGGAGATATCTGAGAGTCATTGCAGGGATTAACCCCCGCCCCGACCCTAGGCATCACAACCCTCCCCCCActtctgtcctctctctctctggacaAGCACAGTGACCTCAACAACCCTGAGGCAACCGTGGGGCTAGGCTAGAATGCCACCCAGCTCTGAGGTGGGGCAACATGCATATCAgaccagggaggagaggggacgTGGTACACGTGGTCTTTACACTCTGCTCCGCAACTGGCCCCCGAGGAGCCACGCTACAGAGGACAATGTTTATGGGAGTCACAGAGGAGCAGGGGTGGCACCACAGGCTCATTGCCCACAACACAGCCTTGGATGGAACACAAAGGCATGTACAGGTGCTTGGTCCCTTCTCTGTGACTCCAAAATCCAAAAGTTCTGAAAATCAAtgtcatttgtaactcttttGGTGGCAAAAACTGACTTAAGATATGTGAGGTTATGGGTATACTTTATCTATCTCATTTAGGGTGAATCATATTTTTGCTGCAGAAATACTGCAGGATGTGATTTTGGGGATACAGCCCAAGAGCCTACTGGGGGTATTAAGCATTTTACAGTATACAAACTGTGTTACCTTTCCAtatctgaaatttttttaatgaacttcaGACAGGGTCAGAATTGTGAAATCCGTCTGGTTCCTAAGGTTTTAGATAGGGAATTGTGGACATAGAGAttgtatacaaatggccaataagcacagaAAAAGATGTTGAACATAATTAGCCATCAGGAAAGTGCAAac
This window harbors:
- the LOC125963975 gene encoding translation initiation factor IF-2-like, with protein sequence MAAAAPAAAPGSGPAPLAPRAARSAPGLAAPSAQLPAPGAWTQSPGAAAGGGDGGGSAGGARPHRRGLRPRAASRPRGGGAEPRPRRRRPERGQQRAPCRTRSREGGGPWPAGAPGSRAPAAAASLHLDFKWGRKEGEGGNHGRGNPGERKRESRERREEGKKKKRGASAISGEYRQGPERGLGGWAGPMVGGAWRERRGGAGVPVAQRAGGCLWERSVLLLLPRSCNPWKEQERSDQRGRPFPGPALRPPPGARSCCARPSSGRLSCSLRLSPAGPADSGTGPVCFSLAQRGRRHVDGAP